A DNA window from Gigantopelta aegis isolate Gae_Host chromosome 4, Gae_host_genome, whole genome shotgun sequence contains the following coding sequences:
- the LOC121372137 gene encoding very low-density lipoprotein receptor-like — protein MNMYKQGFKVFFTFYLFEVLVCQLERNGGCPLPGMLTCADGTCIMPEWVCDGEPDCDTDETGCTSGTCAPGFFDCDTSDNNTDCIPERWLCDGIRDCLHGNADEDVEFCKGRTSEPDLDLCGPSMFSCGDGKCILFNWVCDSMDDCDSGYDESDC, from the coding sequence ATGAACATGTACAAACAGGGATTTAAGGTTTTCTTCACGTTCTATTTGTTTGAAGTACTTGTGTGTCAACTAGAACGAAATGGGGGATGTCCTCTTCCCGGAATGCTGACGTGTGCCGACGGCACGTGCATCATGCCCGAGTGGGTGTGCGACGGCGAACCGGACTGTGACACTGACGAGACGGGCTGCACCTCCGGAACCTGCGCGCCGGGATTCTTCGACTGCGACACAAGCGACAACAACACTGACTGCATCCCAGAACGCTGGCTCTGCGACGGCATCAGAGACTGCTTGCACGGCAATGCCGACGAGGATGTGGAATTCTGTAAAGGCAGGACGAGCGAACCCGATCTAGATTTGTGTGGTCCGTCTATGTTTTCGTGTGGAGACGGCAAGTGTATTCTCTTCAATTGGGTGTGTGACAGTATGGACGACTGTGACTCGGGTTACGACGAGAGTGACTGCTGA